One region of Wyeomyia smithii strain HCP4-BCI-WySm-NY-G18 chromosome 3, ASM2978416v1, whole genome shotgun sequence genomic DNA includes:
- the LOC129732559 gene encoding eukaryotic translation elongation factor 2 isoform X1, with translation MVNFTVDEIRAMMDKKRNIRNMSVIAHVDHGKSTLTDSLVSKAGIIAGAKAGETRFTDTRKDEQERCITIKSTAISMYFELEDRDLVFITNPDQRDKECKGFLINLIDSPGHVDFSSEVTAALRVTDGALVVVDCVSGVCVQTETVLRQAIAERIKPVLFMNKMDRALLELQLEAEDLYQTFQRIVENVNVIIATYNDDGGPMGEVRVDPSKGSVGFGSGLHGWAFTLKQFAEMYAAMFKIDVVKLMNRLWGENFFNAKTKKWAKVKDDDNKRSFVMYVLDPIYKVFDAIMNYKTDEIPKLLEKIKVTLKHEDKDKDGKNLLKVVMRTWLPAGEALLQMIAIHLPSPVVAQKYRMEMLYEGPHDDEAAVAVKNCDPQGPLMMYVSKMVPTSDKGRFYAFGRVFAGKVATGQKCRIMGPNYTPGKKEDLYEKAIQRTILMMGRYVEAIEDVPCGNICGLVGVDQFLVKTGTISTFKDAHNMKVMKFSVSPVVRVAVEPKNPADLPKLVEGLKRLAKSDPMVQCIIEESGEHIIAGAGELHLEICLKDLEEDHACIPLKKSDPVVSYRETVSEESDQMCLSKSPNKHNRLFMKAVPMPDGLPEDIDNGDVNSRDDFKVRARYLAEKYDYDVTEARKIWCFGPDGTGPNIVVDCTKGVQYLNEIKDSVVAGFQWASKEGVLAEENMRGVRFNIYDVTLHADAIHRGGGQIIPTARRVLYASYITAAPRIMEPVYLCEIQCPEVAVGGIYGVLNRRRGHVFEEAQVAGTPMFVVKAYLPVNESFGFTADLRSNTGGQAFPQCVFDHWQICPGDPADPSTKVYNIVQDIRKRKGLKDGLPDLTQYLDKL, from the exons atg GTTAACTTCACCGTTGACGAAATCCGTGCCATGATGGACAAAAAGCGGAACATCCGTAATATGTCCGTCATTGCGCACGTTGACCATGGCAAGTCGACACTGACCGATTCGCTGGTCTCGAAGGCCGGTATCATCGCCGGTGCGAAAGCAGGCGAGACTCGTTTCACCGATACCCGTAAGGACGAGCAGGAACGGTGCATCACTATCAAGTCGAC TGCCATCTCGATGTACTTCGAACTGGAGGATCGGGATCTGGTGTTCATCACCAACCCGGACCAGCGCGACAAGGAATGCAAGGGCTTCTTGATCAATCTGATCGACTCGCCCGGGCACGTCGATTTCTCGTCGGAAGTAACTGCTGCGTTGCGTGTCACCGACGGTGCTCTGGTAGTCGTCGATTGTGTGTCGGGCGTGTGCGTCCAGACCGAAACCGTACTGCGCCAGGCCATCGCCGAGCGTATCAAACCGGTCCTGTTCATGAACAAGATGGACCGCGCGTTGCTGGAACTGCAGCTGGAGGCTGAAGATCTGTACCAAACTTTCCAGCGTATTGTGGAGAACGTGAACGTCATCATCGCCACCTACAACGACGATGGCGGCCCAATGGGTGAGGTTCGCGTTGATCCGTCCAAGGGTTCCGTCGGATTCGGTTCTGGTTTACACGGGTGGGCTTTCACGCTCAAGCAGTTCGCTGAGATGTACGCAGCCATGTTTAAGATCGATGTAGTGAAACTAATGAATCGCTTGTGGGGTGAGAACTTCTTCAATGCCAAGACAAAGAAATGGGCTAAGGTTAAGGATGACGACAACAAGCGCTCGTTCGTTATGTACGTGCTGGATCCGATTTACAAGGTGTTCGATGCTATTATGAACTACAAGACTGACGAGATTCCGAAACTGCTGGAGAAAATTAAGGTTACGCTAAAGCACGAAGATAAGGATAAGGACGGCAAGAACCTGTTGAAGGTTGTGATGCGTACCTGGCTGCCAGCTGGAGAAGCCCTACTTCAGATGATTGCCATTCATTTGCCATCGCCGGTGGTCGCCCAGAAGTACCGTATGGAGATGCTGTACGAAGGTCCGCATGATGATGAGGCCGCTGTAGCTGTCAAGAACTGCGATCCACAGGGCCCGCTTATGATGTATGTGTCAAAAATGGTGCCGACTTCAGATAAGGGACGTTTCTATGCTTTCGGTCGTGTGTTCGCCGGTAAGGTCGCCACTGGCCAGAAGTGCCGTATTATGGGCCCCAACTACACTCCAGGAAAGAAGGAGGATTTGTACGAAAAGGCAATCCAGCGTACCATTCTGATGATGGGACGTTACGTTGAAGCCATTGAGGATGTCCCTTGCGGTAATATTTGTGGTCTGGTTGGTGTCGATCAGTTCCTCGTGAAAACTGGAACGATTAGTACCTTTAAAGATGCTCACAATATGAAGGTCATGAAATTCTCTGTCTCACCTGTGGTGCGTGTAGCAGTCGAACCCAAGAACCCGGCTGACTTGCCTAAATTGGTCGAAGGTCTGAAGCGTTTGGCTAAATCCGATCCTATGGTGCAGTGTATCATTGAAGAATCCGGTGAGCATATCATTGCCGGTGCTGGTGAATTGCATTTGGAAATTTGTCTGAAGGATCTGGAAGAGGATCACGCCTGTATTCCTCTAAAGAAATCTGATCCTGTGGTATCATACCGTGAGACTGTCTCGGAAGAGTCTGATCAGATGTGTCTGTCCAAGTCACCGAATAAGCACAATCGTCTGTTCATGAAGGCTGTCCCAATGCCGGACGGTTTGCCCGAAGATATTGACAATGGCGATGTTAACTCGCGTGACGACTTCAAGGTCCGTGCCCGTTACCTGGCCGAGAAGTACGATTATGATGTGACAGAAGCCCGTAAGATTTGGTGCTTTGGTCCGGACGGTACGGGCCCGAACATCGTGGTTGATTGCACCAAGGGTGTGCAGTATCTGAACGAAATCAAGGACTCCGTTGTTGCTGGCTTCCAGTGGGCCTCAAAGGAAGGTGTTCTTGCTGAGGAAAATATGCGTG GTGTCCGTTTCAACATCTATGATGTCACGCTACATGCTGACGCTATCCATCGTGGTGGTGGTCAAATCATTCCGACCGCTCGTCGTGTTCTGTATGCTTCGTATATCACCGCTGCTCCACGTATCATGGAGCCCGTTTACTTGTGTGAAATCCAATGCCCGGAAGTTGCTGTCGGTGGTATCTACGGTGTGTTGAATCGTCGTCGTGGACACGTCTTCGAGGAAGCGCAAGTTGCCGGTACGCCCATGTTCGTCGTAAAGGCGTATCTACCTGTCAACGAGTCGTTCGGTTTTACCGCTGATCTAAG ATCCAACACCGGTGGCCAGGCGTTCCCACAGTGTGTGTTCGACCACTGGCAGATCTGCCCGGGAGATCCAGCTGACCCAAGCACCAAAGTGTACAACATTGTGCAGGACATCCGTAAGCGTAAGGGTCTGAAAGATGGTCTTCCGGATCTGACACAGTACTTGGACAAACTGTAA
- the LOC129732559 gene encoding eukaryotic translation elongation factor 2 isoform X2, with the protein MVNFTVDEIRAMMDKKRNIRNMSVIAHVDHGKSTLTDSLVSKAGIIAGAKAGETRFTDTRKDEQERCITIKSTAISMYFELEDRDLVFITNPDQRDKECKGFLINLIDSPGHVDFSSEVTAALRVTDGALVVVDCVSGVCVQTETVLRQAIAERIKPVLFMNKMDRALLELQLEAEDLYQTFQRIVENVNVIIATYNDDGGPMGEVRVDPSKGSVGFGSGLHGWAFTLKQFAEMYAAMFKIDVVKLMNRLWGENFFNAKTKKWAKVKDDDNKRSFVMYVLDPIYKVFDAIMNYKTDEIPKLLEKIKVTLKHEDKDKDGKNLLKVVMRTWLPAGEALLQMIAIHLPSPVVAQKYRMEMLYEGPHDDEAAVAVKNCDPQGPLMMYVSKMVPTSDKGRFYAFGRVFAGKVATGQKCRIMGPNYTPGKKEDLYEKAIQRTILMMGRYVEAIEDVPCGNICGLVGVDQFLVKTGTISTFKDAHNMKVMKFSVSPVVRVAVEPKNPADLPKLVEGLKRLAKSDPMVQCIIEESGEHIIAGAGELHLEICLKDLEEDHACIPLKKSDPVVSYRETVSEESDQMCLSKSPNKHNRLFMKAVPMPDGLPEDIDNGDVNSRDDFKVRARYLAEKYDYDVTEARKIWCFGPDGTGPNIVVDCTKGVQYLNEIKDSVVAGFQWASKEGVLAEENMRGVRFNIYDVTLHADAIHRGGGQIIPTARRVLYASYITAAPRIMEPVYLCEIQCPEVAVGGIYGVLNRRRGHVFEEAQVAGTPMFVVKAYLPVNESFGFTADLRSNTGGQAFPQCVFDHWQICPGDPADPSTKVYNIVQDIRKRKGLKDGLPDLTQYLDKL; encoded by the exons ATG GTTAACTTCACCGTTGACGAAATCCGTGCCATGATGGACAAAAAGCGGAACATCCGTAATATGTCCGTCATTGCGCACGTTGACCATGGCAAGTCGACACTGACCGATTCGCTGGTCTCGAAGGCCGGTATCATCGCCGGTGCGAAAGCAGGCGAGACTCGTTTCACCGATACCCGTAAGGACGAGCAGGAACGGTGCATCACTATCAAGTCGAC TGCCATCTCGATGTACTTCGAACTGGAGGATCGGGATCTGGTGTTCATCACCAACCCGGACCAGCGCGACAAGGAATGCAAGGGCTTCTTGATCAATCTGATCGACTCGCCCGGGCACGTCGATTTCTCGTCGGAAGTAACTGCTGCGTTGCGTGTCACCGACGGTGCTCTGGTAGTCGTCGATTGTGTGTCGGGCGTGTGCGTCCAGACCGAAACCGTACTGCGCCAGGCCATCGCCGAGCGTATCAAACCGGTCCTGTTCATGAACAAGATGGACCGCGCGTTGCTGGAACTGCAGCTGGAGGCTGAAGATCTGTACCAAACTTTCCAGCGTATTGTGGAGAACGTGAACGTCATCATCGCCACCTACAACGACGATGGCGGCCCAATGGGTGAGGTTCGCGTTGATCCGTCCAAGGGTTCCGTCGGATTCGGTTCTGGTTTACACGGGTGGGCTTTCACGCTCAAGCAGTTCGCTGAGATGTACGCAGCCATGTTTAAGATCGATGTAGTGAAACTAATGAATCGCTTGTGGGGTGAGAACTTCTTCAATGCCAAGACAAAGAAATGGGCTAAGGTTAAGGATGACGACAACAAGCGCTCGTTCGTTATGTACGTGCTGGATCCGATTTACAAGGTGTTCGATGCTATTATGAACTACAAGACTGACGAGATTCCGAAACTGCTGGAGAAAATTAAGGTTACGCTAAAGCACGAAGATAAGGATAAGGACGGCAAGAACCTGTTGAAGGTTGTGATGCGTACCTGGCTGCCAGCTGGAGAAGCCCTACTTCAGATGATTGCCATTCATTTGCCATCGCCGGTGGTCGCCCAGAAGTACCGTATGGAGATGCTGTACGAAGGTCCGCATGATGATGAGGCCGCTGTAGCTGTCAAGAACTGCGATCCACAGGGCCCGCTTATGATGTATGTGTCAAAAATGGTGCCGACTTCAGATAAGGGACGTTTCTATGCTTTCGGTCGTGTGTTCGCCGGTAAGGTCGCCACTGGCCAGAAGTGCCGTATTATGGGCCCCAACTACACTCCAGGAAAGAAGGAGGATTTGTACGAAAAGGCAATCCAGCGTACCATTCTGATGATGGGACGTTACGTTGAAGCCATTGAGGATGTCCCTTGCGGTAATATTTGTGGTCTGGTTGGTGTCGATCAGTTCCTCGTGAAAACTGGAACGATTAGTACCTTTAAAGATGCTCACAATATGAAGGTCATGAAATTCTCTGTCTCACCTGTGGTGCGTGTAGCAGTCGAACCCAAGAACCCGGCTGACTTGCCTAAATTGGTCGAAGGTCTGAAGCGTTTGGCTAAATCCGATCCTATGGTGCAGTGTATCATTGAAGAATCCGGTGAGCATATCATTGCCGGTGCTGGTGAATTGCATTTGGAAATTTGTCTGAAGGATCTGGAAGAGGATCACGCCTGTATTCCTCTAAAGAAATCTGATCCTGTGGTATCATACCGTGAGACTGTCTCGGAAGAGTCTGATCAGATGTGTCTGTCCAAGTCACCGAATAAGCACAATCGTCTGTTCATGAAGGCTGTCCCAATGCCGGACGGTTTGCCCGAAGATATTGACAATGGCGATGTTAACTCGCGTGACGACTTCAAGGTCCGTGCCCGTTACCTGGCCGAGAAGTACGATTATGATGTGACAGAAGCCCGTAAGATTTGGTGCTTTGGTCCGGACGGTACGGGCCCGAACATCGTGGTTGATTGCACCAAGGGTGTGCAGTATCTGAACGAAATCAAGGACTCCGTTGTTGCTGGCTTCCAGTGGGCCTCAAAGGAAGGTGTTCTTGCTGAGGAAAATATGCGTG GTGTCCGTTTCAACATCTATGATGTCACGCTACATGCTGACGCTATCCATCGTGGTGGTGGTCAAATCATTCCGACCGCTCGTCGTGTTCTGTATGCTTCGTATATCACCGCTGCTCCACGTATCATGGAGCCCGTTTACTTGTGTGAAATCCAATGCCCGGAAGTTGCTGTCGGTGGTATCTACGGTGTGTTGAATCGTCGTCGTGGACACGTCTTCGAGGAAGCGCAAGTTGCCGGTACGCCCATGTTCGTCGTAAAGGCGTATCTACCTGTCAACGAGTCGTTCGGTTTTACCGCTGATCTAAG ATCCAACACCGGTGGCCAGGCGTTCCCACAGTGTGTGTTCGACCACTGGCAGATCTGCCCGGGAGATCCAGCTGACCCAAGCACCAAAGTGTACAACATTGTGCAGGACATCCGTAAGCGTAAGGGTCTGAAAGATGGTCTTCCGGATCTGACACAGTACTTGGACAAACTGTAA